A single genomic interval of Trichocoleus sp. harbors:
- a CDS encoding glycosyltransferase family 2 protein yields MFSIYILTYNEAIDIAACIESAMLSDDVVVIDSCSTDRTVEIASRYPVRVVQHPFESHGRQRTWMLESVPSKHDWVYILEADERMTPELFQECLAAIQTDRFVGYYVAERVMFMGRWIKHSTQYPRYQLRLLRQGKVWYGDYGHTEREVCDGETSFLKQTYPHYTSSKGLSRWIEKHNRYSTDEAIETVRQLKAGQIDWQKLLFGATEVERRRALKDLSLRLPCRPLIRFVYMYFVLGGCLDGRAGFAWCTLQAFYEYLILLKVWEIEHLPLPAPETSIGRGAIGEPSVKAEIG; encoded by the coding sequence CATCCTCACTTATAACGAAGCGATTGACATTGCTGCCTGCATTGAATCTGCGATGCTTTCAGATGATGTAGTGGTAATCGATTCTTGCAGCACCGATCGCACAGTCGAGATTGCGAGCCGCTATCCAGTTCGGGTCGTTCAGCATCCATTTGAGAGTCACGGCAGACAGCGCACCTGGATGTTGGAGTCTGTGCCGTCAAAGCATGATTGGGTTTACATTCTGGAAGCCGATGAGCGCATGACTCCGGAATTGTTCCAGGAATGCTTGGCAGCCATTCAGACCGATCGCTTTGTGGGCTACTACGTCGCGGAGCGGGTCATGTTTATGGGGCGGTGGATCAAGCACAGCACGCAATATCCACGCTATCAGTTACGTCTGCTGCGGCAGGGGAAGGTCTGGTATGGCGACTATGGGCACACGGAGCGAGAAGTTTGTGATGGGGAAACCAGCTTTCTGAAGCAAACCTACCCACACTACACCTCCAGTAAAGGGCTGAGCCGCTGGATTGAAAAGCACAATCGCTACTCGACAGATGAGGCGATCGAGACAGTACGGCAACTAAAAGCAGGTCAGATCGATTGGCAAAAACTGCTGTTTGGGGCAACTGAAGTCGAGCGAAGACGCGCCCTAAAAGACCTTTCCTTGCGGTTGCCTTGCCGTCCTTTGATTCGCTTTGTCTATATGTACTTCGTCCTGGGAGGCTGTCTGGACGGGCGGGCTGGATTTGCCTGGTGTACTTTGCAGGCGTTTTATGAGTATCTAATTTTGCTGAAAGTCTGGGAAATTGAGCATTTGCCGCTACCTGCTCCGGAAACCAGCATCGGCAGAGGGGCGATCGGGGAACCTTCAGTCAAAGCTGAAATTGGCTAA
- a CDS encoding DUF4070 domain-containing protein: MKVLFVYPLFPKTFWSYEKILNLVDRKVLLPPLGLVTVAAILPQEWEFKLVDRNIRAVTDAEWAWADVVIFSAMIVQKQDLLDQIQEAKRRGKLVAVGGPYPTSVPDEPHAAGADFLILDEGEITLPMFIEAIRRGDTQGVFRSDGVKPDVTSTPVPRFDLLEFDAYDSMSVQFSRGCPFQCEFCDIIVLYGRKPRTKEPKQLLKELDYLYELGWRRSVFMVDDNFIGNKRNVKLLLQELKVWQKEHGYPFRFNTEASIDLAQDQELMELMVECFFDAVFLGIETPDEESLSMTKKFQNTRGSLSDSVEAITRTGLRVMAGFIIGFDGEEKGAGDRIVRFVEKTTIPTTTFAMLQALPNTALWHRLQKEGRLRDGKDGNINQTTLMNFLPTRPLEDIAREYIDAFWQIYEPRTYLDRVYRHFLILGAPKCKAPAKLPSLVDLKALAIVCWRQGVKRETRWMFWHHLFGILRKNPAVFEHYLAVCAHNEHFMEYRQIVKDQIEAQLREFQEQEARFQAEQALESREAMPQSV; encoded by the coding sequence ATGAAGGTTCTGTTCGTCTATCCGCTCTTTCCCAAAACCTTCTGGTCTTACGAGAAGATCTTGAATTTGGTCGATCGCAAGGTGCTATTGCCGCCATTGGGGTTAGTCACCGTTGCTGCAATTCTGCCGCAGGAGTGGGAGTTTAAGCTGGTCGATCGCAATATTCGAGCAGTCACAGATGCTGAATGGGCTTGGGCAGATGTCGTCATCTTCTCGGCAATGATTGTACAAAAGCAAGATTTGCTGGATCAGATCCAGGAAGCCAAACGTCGCGGCAAATTGGTTGCAGTCGGTGGACCTTACCCGACCTCGGTACCAGATGAACCTCACGCTGCTGGTGCGGATTTCTTGATTCTGGATGAGGGGGAAATCACGCTGCCAATGTTTATTGAGGCAATACGGCGGGGTGACACCCAAGGTGTTTTTCGATCGGATGGCGTAAAGCCAGATGTAACGAGTACGCCTGTGCCTCGATTTGACTTGTTGGAGTTTGATGCCTACGATTCCATGTCGGTTCAGTTTTCGCGGGGCTGCCCCTTTCAGTGCGAATTCTGCGACATTATCGTGCTCTATGGGCGCAAACCTCGGACAAAAGAGCCAAAGCAGTTGCTTAAAGAGCTAGATTATCTGTATGAACTGGGCTGGCGGCGCAGCGTGTTCATGGTGGATGACAACTTCATTGGCAACAAGCGCAACGTTAAGCTGCTGCTGCAAGAGCTGAAAGTTTGGCAAAAAGAGCATGGCTATCCCTTCCGCTTCAATACAGAGGCGTCGATCGATTTAGCGCAAGATCAAGAATTGATGGAGCTGATGGTGGAATGCTTCTTTGATGCCGTGTTCCTGGGCATTGAAACGCCAGATGAAGAGAGCCTTTCCATGACAAAGAAGTTTCAGAATACTCGCGGCTCTCTGTCTGACTCGGTTGAAGCAATTACCAGAACCGGATTGCGTGTCATGGCTGGTTTCATTATTGGCTTCGACGGTGAAGAAAAGGGGGCAGGCGATCGAATTGTGCGGTTTGTTGAGAAAACCACGATTCCCACTACTACGTTTGCCATGCTTCAGGCATTGCCGAATACAGCCCTGTGGCATCGGCTTCAGAAAGAAGGACGCCTGCGCGATGGGAAGGACGGCAACATCAACCAAACCACGCTAATGAACTTCCTGCCGACTCGTCCCTTAGAAGACATCGCGAGAGAATATATCGATGCTTTTTGGCAAATTTATGAGCCACGCACATATCTCGATCGCGTTTATCGTCATTTTCTAATCTTGGGTGCGCCGAAGTGCAAGGCTCCAGCAAAGCTGCCTAGTCTGGTAGATCTCAAGGCATTAGCGATCGTCTGTTGGCGGCAAGGAGTTAAGCGAGAAACCCGCTGGATGTTCTGGCACCATTTGTTTGGCATCCTCAGAAAAAATCCGGCGGTGTTTGAACATTACCTGGCAGTTTGCGCTCACAATGAGCATTTCATGGAATATCGCCAGATTGTGAAAGACCAAATTGAGGCACAACTGCGCGAGTTTCAAGAGCAGGAAGCAAGGTTCCAGGCAGAGCAAGCGCTTGAGTCGAGAGAGGCAATGCCTCAGTCTGTTTAA
- a CDS encoding DUF502 domain-containing protein gives MSVLQRLKQDFKNDLIAGLLVVIPLATTIWLTYTIATWVVEFLTRVPKQLNPFNDLHPLLGDLLNLVIGLAVPLTFILLIGLMARNIAGRWLLDFGERLLQAIPLAGAVYKTLKQLLETLLKDSSGKFRRVVLVEYPRKGLWAIAFVTGVMSPQIQSHLPETMLSVFIPTTPNPTTGWYAVVPEEEVINLSMSIEDAFKVVVSGGIVSPGSSSLAALPAFDERKLEPVLEPPLPEMKRSYSVFPTQED, from the coding sequence TTGTCTGTACTCCAACGACTGAAGCAAGACTTCAAGAATGATCTGATTGCCGGATTGCTGGTGGTGATTCCACTTGCGACCACTATCTGGCTCACTTATACGATCGCGACTTGGGTTGTTGAGTTTTTGACAAGGGTTCCAAAGCAGCTAAACCCCTTCAATGACCTTCATCCGCTGCTGGGTGATCTGCTTAATTTGGTGATTGGGCTGGCAGTGCCGCTCACCTTTATCCTGCTGATTGGCTTAATGGCACGCAATATCGCCGGACGCTGGCTGCTAGATTTTGGCGAAAGGCTCCTTCAGGCAATTCCATTAGCAGGGGCAGTTTATAAAACACTCAAGCAATTGCTGGAAACCTTGCTGAAAGACTCTAGCGGTAAATTCCGGCGGGTGGTGCTGGTGGAGTATCCCCGGAAGGGACTGTGGGCAATTGCCTTTGTGACGGGGGTGATGAGTCCACAAATTCAGTCTCATCTGCCAGAAACGATGTTGAGCGTCTTTATCCCTACAACGCCGAATCCGACGACGGGCTGGTATGCGGTTGTGCCAGAAGAAGAAGTAATCAACCTGTCGATGTCGATCGAGGATGCTTTCAAGGTTGTCGTTTCTGGGGGAATTGTCAGTCCTGGTTCGTCAAGTCTGGCAGCGCTTCCAGCATTTGATGAGCGTAAACTAGAGCCAGTTTTGGAACCACCTTTGCCTGAGATGAAGCGGTCTTACTCGGTTTTTCCAACTCAAGAGGACTAG